One Echeneis naucrates chromosome 1, fEcheNa1.1, whole genome shotgun sequence DNA segment encodes these proteins:
- the LOC115049876 gene encoding zinc finger protein GLIS2-like, whose protein sequence is MLSLDEPLDLKVPSGRTQGPVRLGKRTCSSSICANLSATRPRLLCATFPSPPSSPDSQSSPQERLGSCFTPPAMDLSLSPSSRHASSLSPSPSSPSPSSPPPSSPLESPHSSSSPQPHLFSREAARHQGLEGRASPHGYPFYLPMGSPPRGYSFPSSLFISQNREKQASPEPSLDGQLACRWMKCHLLFESLQDLVDHINDFHVKPEKDSGYCCHWEGCARNGRGFNARYKMLIHIRTHTNEKPHHCPTCNKSFSRLENLKIHTRSHTGEKPYICPYEGCSKRYSNSSDRFKHTRTHYVDKPYYCKMAGCLKRYTDPSSLRKHIKAHGHFVAQEQGAPSRLGSGLGLPGHQSPAELPSIGGAHIILPGAAAALLGGLGTSLPLSAFCHARALGHPGAPLFSVGGGSSMGPLGLSDSPLLHFGLSAASMLGLGALGGLGRMAGKEIEGEEEDEEGEEGEVLNLSAAVGPRRGDPLSWVVVPPRALLLKPAVVS, encoded by the exons ATGCTGTCGCTGGACGAGCCGCTGGACTTGAAGGTCCCCTCCGGACGGACACAAGGACCAGTGAGATTAGGAAAGAGGACTTGTTCTTCCTCCATCTGTGCCAACCTCAGCGCCACACGACCACGACTGCTATGTGCAACTTTTCCTTCACCACCTTCCTCCCCAG ATTCTCAGTCTTCCCCACAAGAACGACTCGGGTCCTGTTTCACCCCTCCGGCCATGGACCTCAGCTTGTCCCCATCCTCCCGCCACGCCTCGTCTCTCTCCCCATCGccttcctccccttccccctcctctcccccgcCTTCCTCACCTCTGGAGTCccctcacagcagcagcagtcctcAGCCACATCTATTTTCCCGG GAAGCAGCTCGTCATCAAGGTTTGGAGGGCCGAGCATCGCCGCATGGTTATCCGTTTTACCTGCCGATGGGAAGCCCACCGCGGGGCTACAgctttccctcctccctgttCATCAGCCAGAACAGAGAGAAGCAAGCCTCACCGGAGCCCTCGCTGGACGGTCAGCTGGCCTGCCGTTGGATGAAG TGCCACCTGCTGTTCGAGTCTCTGCAGGACTTGGTGGATCACATCAACGACTTCCACGTCAAACCTGAAAAGGATTCTGGCTACTGTTGCCACTGGGAGGGCTGTGCCCGAAACGGGCGTGGGTTCAATGCCAG ATATAAAATGCTGATTCACATCCGCACGCATACCAATGAGAAACCACACCATTGTCCCACCTGCAACAAGAGCTTCTCACGACTGGAGAACCTGAAGATACACACTCGCTCACATACAG GAGAAAAACCCTACATCTGTCCTTATGAGGGCTGCAGCAAACGTTACTCCAACTCTAGTGACCGCTTCAAACACACTCGCACCCATTATGTTGATAAGCCATACTACTGCAAGATGGCCGGCTGTCTGAAGCGCTACACGGATCCCAGCTCGCTACGCAAGCACATCAAGGCCCACGGTCACTTTGTCGCCCAAGAGCAAGGTGCTCCAAGCAGGCTGGGGTCAGGGCTGGGCCTACCTGGGCACCAGAGCCCCGCCGAGCTGCCCTCCATAGGCGGAGCCCACATCATCCTACCCGGGGCTGCCGCAGCTCTCCTTGGAGGTCTCGGGACCTCTTTGCCCCTCTCTGCCTTCTGCCACGCCAGAGCCCTGGGGCACCCCGGGGCACCGCTCTTCTCTGTAGGAGGGGGCAGCAGCATGGGGCCGCTCGGCCTCTCAGACTCCCCCCTGTTACATTTTGGACTCTCAGCTGCCTCCATGTTGGGTTTGGGAGCTCTTGGCGGTCTGGGGAGGATGGCTGGGAAGGAGATagaaggtgaagaggaggacgaggaaggagaggagggggaagtGCTGAACCTGTCTGCAGCGGTGGGGCCCAGGCGTGGAGACCCTTTGTCCTGGGTGGTTGTTCCCCCCAGGGCGCTCCTCCTCAAACCAGCTGTTGTCAGCTAG